TCGACATGCGCCCAGGTGGTGGTGCCGTCGTCCACGAGGTAGAGGGCGTGCTCGATGTGGCCGTGCGCGGAGAGGATCAGCGCCTCGGTGGCGAGACCGGCGGGGAGGTCGCTGACGTGCTGGGTGAGCAGCAGGTGCAGCCAGTTCAGCCGGTCCTCGCCGGTGACGGCGACGACGCCGCGGTGCGACAGGTCGACGAAGCCGGTGCCGTCGGCGAGGGCACGCTGCTCACGGAACAGGTCGCCGTAGTGGGCGGCGACACCTTCGTCCACGCCCTCGGCGGGGACAGCGCCGGGCAGGGACAGCAGAGGGCTCATCATGAGCCCAAGCCTACGACTCGGCGGCCGTGGCCTTCAGCGGACCCGCGCCGTCGCCGACGGCGGGCTCGCGCGCGCACTCCTCGCAGCGGCCGAAGATCGCGAAGTGCTTCATGTCGGTCTCGAAACCGAAGGTGTCCCTGAGCTTGGCGGTGAAGTCGGCGGCCACCGACACATCGACCTCGACGACGTTGTCGCAGTCGCGGCAGACGAGGTGGATGTGGTGGTGCCGGTCGGCGAGGTGGTAGGTCGGCGCGCCGTGCCCGAGATGGGCGTGGCTGACCAGGCCCAGCTCCTCCAGCAGCTCCAGGGTCCGGTAGACGGTGGAGATGTTCACCCCCGACGCCGTCCTGCGCACTTCCACGAGGATGTCGTCGGGGGTCGCGTGTTCGAGGGTGTCGACGGCTTCGAGCACGAGCTGCCGCTGCGGCGTCAGCCGGTAGCCGCGCTGTCTGAGGTCACTCTTCCAGTCGATGCTCACCACACCCCCGAGTCTAGGACTACTTGAAGAAGGCGATGCCGTCGTCCGGCATGTCGTCGGGGAGGGCCTTCGCCCAGCGTTCGACGTCCTCGGGGGTGACGACCTTCTTCAGGTGCGCCGACATGTAGGGGCGCAGCTCGACCTCGGGGGTCTGCTTCTCGCCGACCCACATCAGGTCGCTCTTGACGTACCCGTACAGCCGCTTGCCGCCGGTGTAGGGCCGGGAGGCGGCCGTCCGCGCGACCGCGTCCGTGACCAGGTCGATCTGCGGCTTCTTGTCGGCCAGCTCGCCGTACCAGATCTCGATGACGCCGTCGTCGCGGGTCATCGTGGCCTCGACCTTGCGGGCCGCGTCGATGCGCCAGAAGCCGGACTCGGACTCCAGCGGGCGGACTTTGTTGCCGTCGTTGTCGAGCACCCAGGTGTGCGACCGGTACTCCAGGAAGTCCCGTCCGTCGTGGCTGAAGGAGACCTCCTGCCCGAAGTTGCACTTCTCGGAGCCGGGGAAGTCGTGGACTCCCGCGCCGGCCCAGTCGCCGAGGAGGAAGGCGAGGGGGACCAGGTCCTTGTGGAGGTCGGACGGAATCTCGATCATGAGCGACAGTTTCTGGTCGGTTCCTTGGCGGAGGTCAGCGCTGGCCCTGGTACAGCTTCTTCACGGTCAGCCCGGCGAAGGCGAGAACGCCGACGCAGACCAGGACCAGCAGGGCTTCGAAGAATGCCTCAAGCACGGGGTGCTCCTTGGACGTGGTGGTGCGGTACTAAGGCCGGGCCCCAGCTTAGTCGGCCGGGGCCCGGACCTCCGCGTGAGGTAGGCCCTGCGAGGGAACGGGCCAGGGGATCAGCCCAGGAGCTGGCTCTGCAGGACGACCGTCTGCTGGAACGGCACGGCCGCCGCCCGCCCCTCGCGGCTCTGGACGACCAGCGCGAGGACGTCACCGGCGGAGAGGTAGGCGTGCCTGACCTGCTCGGGACCGTAGGGCGCCATCTCGTTGTAGGCGGAGCGCTGCACCCGGTCGATGTCGGTCTGGGGCGGGAAGCCGTCGTCGAAGAGGGAGACGTCGGTGCCGCGCAGCCGGAAACCGGGGGCGCTCGCCGGTGCGACCCGCTCCGTGAACAGGTCGTGCACGACCACCCCGGAGCCGAACCTGAGCAGGTAGATACGGGTGCGGGTGCCGTCGGTCGTGGTCCAGCCGCGGGCGGCGATGTACCGCAGGCCGCGGTCCGTGAGCGCCGTCCGCAGCGCGTCGCGCTCGCTCGCCTCGGAGTACTCGGCGAGGAAGGTGCCGGTGGGGAGCCAGCCGTCGGAGCCGCGCAGGGCGGGGTCCTCCTTCGCCCCCTTCGGCGCGGGCAGCACCAGGGCGCGCAGGTCCGCGTGGTGCGCCTCGGCCGGGTTGGAGTCGGCGAACGGCCCGGGGCTGCCGGACGGCAGCGGGGGCCTGGTGAGCGTGGGGTACTCCCACCGGCCGTCCGACGCGGTCGCGAGACCGGGCACGTCGGTCCGCTCCATCGTGCCGATCCCGTAGGCGGTCCCGGCCCCGACGGCCCCGAAGACGACGGCGACGGCGACGGCGGTCCAGCGCAGGACGGCACGCAGCACGCGACGGTCGGGGCGGGGGGCCAGCGGGGGCGGGGTGGCGGGCAGAGGCGGGGTGGCGGGCAGAGGCGGGGTGGCGGGCAGAGGCGGGGTGGCGGGCAGAGGCGGGGTGGCGGGCAGAGGCGGTACGACGATGGCCGCCGGGCTCTCTGTCTGCGTCTCGGTCTGCGTCTGGGTCTGGGTCTGTGTCTGTGCCGGTGTCTGTGTCTGGGCCTGCGTCTCGGTCGTCGTTTCGCTCTGTGTCTCGGTCGTCGTTTCGCTCTGCGTCTCGGTCTGCTCGGTCATACCGCCTCCCCGGGCTCCGCGATGCGGTCGAGCTGGGCGGTGAGGAGCGTCGCGGCGCCCTTCGTGTCCAGGGGCCACACGCCGTTCATGACGGCCGTGACGATGATGTCGCCCCGCGCGGCGAAACACCACAGCCGGTCGATGTCCTCGCGCAGCTCCGCGGGCTGGAGGAAGCACTTGGCGTCCTTGTGCCGCTTGACCGCGGGGCCCGCGCGGAAGACGCGGAGGGCGTCGATGGCCCGGGTGAGGGCGGTCATCTGCTCCCGCGCCTGCGCCCGGCTGTCCACCCGGGTCAGGATGAGGCTCGCGGTGTAGACGCCCTTGTTCTCGCTGCGGCTGGCCAGTTCGCCGCTGAGGTAGCTGCGCATGGCCATTCCCTTGACGGGGTGCTCGTCGTACTGCTTCTCCAGTTGCCGACGCTCGGTGCGGGGCAGCGCGCTCAACTCCTCCTTGCGCAGGGCCTGCGCGCGGGCGCCGCTCAGTTCGGCGTCGGAGCCGAACGACTGGAAGTCCGGGCCGCGGCTCCAGTCGCCGGTGCCGTAGGGCACGAGCAGCGCGCCGAGCCCCTTCGCCGATGCGGGCGCCGCCTCGACGGGCTTGCTGTCCTGGAACTCGAAGGAGGGCTTGCCCGGGTCGCGGTCGGCGTCCCGCACGGTGACGACGGTGGCACCGACACCGGCGAGGACGGCACAGGCGAGCACGGCGCCCCCGACGACGCGGGCGACCCGGCGACGGCGACGCGGCGGGGCGGGCGGGGCGCAGCCGTCATCGCCGGCGGGCGCGCTCACGGGGTGCTCGACGGAGGCGAGTTCGGACCCGGAGGGCTCCCCTTCCGGACGTTCGGTCTCAGGGTGCTCCTCGCTCACAGCCGCTCCAACTGCCGCTCGGCGAGATCCGTGATCGTCGCCTTGGGGATCCGCTTGGTGTCAGTGATCCAGATCTTCATGACGATGTCACCGCGGTGGGCGAAGGCCGTGGCGGTGTACAGGGGCCCGTATCCGAACTCCCGGATCGGCTCGGGGTCCGCGTACGCCAGGCCGCTGCCGGTACCGGGGACCGGCCAGCCCTCCCGGGCGACCCCGTCGATGTCCGCGTACAGGTCACTCCACTCGTAGCCGTCGACCTCGAGGACGTTCTCCTGCCGGTACTGGGCCAGCACGACCCCCGTCTGCCGGTCGCCCTGCGCCCACTCAGCGACGACGGCCCGGCGGAACCCCTCTGACATCAGGCTGCGGAAGGACGAATCCAGATCGACGAAGAAAGTGGAGTACTCGGCGAGGTCCACCCAGCCGTCGACGCCGGACAGGTCGGACTTCCGGGCCCCGGCCGGCTTCTCCACCAGCAGCTTGCGGAGGTCACCGTCGGTCCTCACCTGACGGTCCCGGGCGGCCGACAGCGGCTCGGGCCCCGGCCCCTTGGCCTGCGCGAGCACCGGCTGGGCCAGGGAGGGCAGCCGGGTCGGTGCGCGGTCGGCCTGCACGAGGTAGCCGACGCAGGTGCCGGCGACGACACCGAGAACGGCGGCGCAGGCGATGAGCGGCGCGGTGCGGCTCCGCCGGGGAGCGGGTCTCTCCTCCGGGGTCGGTGGTGCGGCTGGTTCTGGTGTCGCCAAGGCGTCCCCCCACGGAACACACGATGTACGTGCCTCATGCACGCTTCACAGGAGACTCATGGGTCGCACCGCCGGTTGTAACGGGGCTGATTACGATTCGGGCATGGCGAAGAAGCTAGTGATCAAGGTGACGGCCGGCGCGGACTCCCCGGAACGCTGCTCGCAGGCGTTCACGGTCGCCGCGGTCGCGGTGGCGAGCGGCGTGGACGTGTCCCTGTGGCTGACCGGCGAGTCGGCGTGGTTCG
The sequence above is a segment of the Streptomyces griseoviridis genome. Coding sequences within it:
- a CDS encoding Fur family transcriptional regulator, whose protein sequence is MVSIDWKSDLRQRGYRLTPQRQLVLEAVDTLEHATPDDILVEVRRTASGVNISTVYRTLELLEELGLVSHAHLGHGAPTYHLADRHHHIHLVCRDCDNVVEVDVSVAADFTAKLRDTFGFETDMKHFAIFGRCEECAREPAVGDGAGPLKATAAES
- a CDS encoding FABP family protein, which gives rise to MIEIPSDLHKDLVPLAFLLGDWAGAGVHDFPGSEKCNFGQEVSFSHDGRDFLEYRSHTWVLDNDGNKVRPLESESGFWRIDAARKVEATMTRDDGVIEIWYGELADKKPQIDLVTDAVARTAASRPYTGGKRLYGYVKSDLMWVGEKQTPEVELRPYMSAHLKKVVTPEDVERWAKALPDDMPDDGIAFFK